The genomic DNA ATCCAAGTATAGTTATGTTTTTATGCTAAGATAATGGAGGTATTTCTGTGGACGAGCACTCCTAGTTAATGGAAAGACAGACTGTTTGCCTTCTTGTTTATCTTGTTTCCAGGAATGCACCCGGGAACAAAGGAGAGAAAGGATTAATAGATAGGACCAATTAAGATCCCCTTTTAGGAACCAAAAGACTGTAGGTGAGTgcaaattcatttatttactatttagtctagatatatttcaaataaagatGTTGCAGAAAAGTGCTTCTTCCCAACTACTTAACAAATAAAGATTTCAGTTTCTTTTCCCTCTGTGTCATTTTCCgattcttacatttttttaattacaaccACTCAAATGCATttcagaataaataaataaataaataaatcatgcaAGACAATGAATATTCACTATCAAGCTATgcaaaatatttccaaaaattcaataaacaacAGATTGTTAGTTAGCAATAACTCCATTTCTATTAAGAAAGTTCCACTTTTGAAAGCCTATGtgttaaaatggggaaaatgagATGGTAAtcataaatacattaaaaaaccAATGAGCATTCTGATGATTACCAAGTCCTTATATTTGGTTGAAGGACACTGCATGCTCCAAATATTAGTAAATATTAACATAAGAAGTATATGTCCATGCCTTTTGGGCATCTAAAACATGAAGAAGAGTTAGTGGCTTTTTCCATGGCCCTCCTCACAGCAACACTCAAGGCTTTGGTCAAACAGTCATTTCACAGTACTGAATGCAGACTCAAAAATTTCGAGTTGCATTAtgccttatttttatttttatatttttaaacaaatattcaCAGTACTGAAATTTGCTGTGGGCTCAATCCAtggggttttttttctttttctttttttttcctatctttAAATAAATCTAGAGGAAGCACGACATTGTTCCTTCATCCATTTGAACTTTATCATACATACTATGCGTCCCTTGTAAGggctatatatttattacaaaaatcattttacaagaatgaaacctgaaattttgtaaaagagaaTTCATTTCCAGTATCCTTGGCGGTACTATTTTACCTCTGAGCAATTATTTGGGCCCACAGGTTCTCTCAAGCAATTTGATATTGCCATGACAGCAGCTTCAATGGAAGCATCTTCCCCCTGTTTCAGCCATTTGATAATATAACTATACTTTCTAATAAAACCATAAGCAACGACTTACAAGTAAGATACAGTGATCCAAGCAACAGGGTGAGTTCACCTTCTCTTTCCAGTAAAATATGTTTCCATACTTCCCAGCCAAACGGCTCCAGAAACTACGTGGAATGTCTAAATCAACTGAAGCCCCCACATTGAAATTGAGTATATTACCTGGCCAAAAAGACAAATTCAGCTAACTGAAAATGTAGTCTAAAGAGAGTAGCATGTTGAATCCTTTACCAAAGGTGGGATCAGCAACAAAGACAATAGTTCTATCATCTACTTGCCAAAATTCTTTAATGGCCAACCCTGTAAAAGTTGAGGAATTAAAGTGATTTCAGTTgttccttcaattttttaaactaGGACAAACAAAAGTAGGAAGaagtaaagaaattatttaaagatcAATAAAATATACCAGGGGTGTCAGGATAGTTCTGAGCTAGAACTCTCAACTTGAATCCTGTATCCTTTTCAATATTAGTGATCTCCTGTGCCAGCCTCTTCTCCTGCAAATTATCCACATAGCATTAGAATGTTCTCTTCATTTGCTTGTGTTGTTTCAATGGCAGCATTACTTCCAGATTCGCtgagaaaaccaaaataatgcTAACCAAGAGACCTACAGGGGACATAGGTCATGAAAGAGACCAACCCACCAAAATCACTCTATTAACCTAGTTCAGAATCTTCATATAAAGGTCTAACTAATTCAAAGACTATGATAGAAATCAGAAGCTTTAAATGTGACAAATGAGTTGTAATTGAAAACTTGAACATGGCCAAGGGAAGAGATTAGGTTAAAGGTTTAAGAACTATAAACATGGAAGAGATTGAATATGCACTCCTGAGATAACTTAATAACATTAGACGAGAAAAGTTTCCAGTTGAAGAACAACTTGGTCCTTGAGGATGGTAAAGCACGCTAGCTGCAAGAAAAGGGCTGCGCTAATGTGCTTTACTTTGATTGCAGCATGGAAGGGGATCCATTGAAATAAAGGATCAAGATTCATTCCCTTTCTAATCAAATAAGGGTTGGGGATGGGCACAGACACATCACAGAATTCATCATGACATGATCTTTTGCTTGAGAAGCTATATCTTCCATCAGAGATTACAATCCAGAACAGAATCAGAATAATGTATTGGCAAGAATGTTAGACCATAAAGGAGCTATCATATCCCATTTTGTTAGCTCAAGGTTTCCCCACCATGGATTTTGATTGTTAAAAAACCAAAGAATAGATATTCAATGGTGTTGTTTATGCAggtttaaaattaacaaatcaaTAGAAGGatcaaatcaagccaaggacgCAAGACCATGCACCAAGAGAAGCGTTCCAAGtattaaataatgatttttggTCCTTATGCATGTAAAGTTGAGGTGTGCTAAGTTAGGATTGAATAAAAATGTTCGAAGTCACCTTACCTttagtttttgataaaaatctcattcaatTTCTTCTTAGATTGTCagaatttcattataaaaattggatgaaGTGAAAACCCACCTTTATCAATGCCATTGAAGTAcaaacagttttcaaaattcataaggAGTCATACCTAGCCAATGATGCCCTAATGTTTTATAGCTCAAAAACTTGGAAAACCACAAAATAGAATGAGAAGAAGGCTTCTGGTTGACCGGTCAAGGAGGGACGGAGGCAGGAAAGTGGCAGTGGCCACCAGTCTCACAGCCGGTTGATGGACCCCGACCGGTTGAGCTATCGATCAACTAGTACTGCAACCAGGTGGGCAATCTGGCCCTCCAGCGATCACTTACACAAATGGCTAGTTGGTGGTCAACTGTTCAGTCGACCAGTTAAAATTGTGCCCAACGACTAGTTTCAACTTCAAACTCCTATTTAAGACTCAAACTTCATTTATGAGGTGACCTACTCCTAAAAATCATTGATACCTTATGTAAAAGAGCCTTCATTGCTTTCTTTGAGTGCACCCATTCTTAAACTTGAATAATCATTGATACCTTGTATTAAAAAGTtctcattgtttttttatagtGCACCTACTCTTAAACTTGAATAACTAGTTGGTGCACCCTTGATCCTTGTATTTCAATTGTATTTTGAGCTTTATTGCAAACTAAGAGAGGCAAAATTGAGTTAATTACCCTTTGTATCTTGTGGGAGGATTTTGTTTAGGTGTGAGGGAGAACTTAAGACATTGTAAAGGTCCATTGGAACCTTGAATCCAAGTGTACAAGGATTTTAAGGCTTTAGTCCGAGAAAACTTTGGATTAATGAAAAGAGCCTCAAGCTTAAGAAGAAGTTAAGGAGAGTGGAGATAGATaattgccgaaccactataGTATTGTGTTTGCatctctttcctttcttctctatTTACTTTTCTTGTTATTGCATTACTAATTGTAATTTGCACTATAGTTtgctcaaaaattttaaaattagaacaaCAAACAGGTATTCACCTAGGTTGGCTTAGCTAGTCTTCACACATTTAAGTTAGGTCAGCCTCTCTTTGGGGTTTCATATCTTAGGACGTTATGTTCATAATGATATGTACTTGCTGTTGGTACAATGGAGAAACAAATCTTGATTGAACCTATATTTGCTCGATGGATACAATCTACTCAAGGTAAAGCTTCATATGGGTTTGATGTACTTTTATCTTCAATGAATGGTGTGGTCTTCAATGAGGCACAAAGCATATGGTTGCTTTACATACAACTACACTAATATGAATGAAAGGCATTTAGATGCACATGGTTCCAAGTTAATACCAGATAAAAAGGACTTCAGTAATAGTTTTCCTTGCAATGGTCTTGGGTGAGGTGGTTGTGATATTTCAGTttggaataattttatttggcaAATTTCTGGATGTTAGATACTGTAGGATGGGTCACTTTTCATTGGCATTGGAAGCACATCTCATTATGGCAGGGTAACATTTCACAATTTAATGAATCTTTCACTTATTTGATTGCATGATAGAGAGATTCTTTATGGTTAAACTACTCAAAACTCATCAATGGGTATACGCTGTTGGTAATCAGTCTGGGCATGCAAAAAAAGGGTGTCTCGCCTTAAACTAAGATGTGTTGATAATGAGGTGGACATTGAGatctagttttttattttttagttgatttcTGATTTCAAACTTCCTAACCCAGTCCAGCCAGCGGTTGACCCTATGTATCATTCACAGATGGAACCTTCCAAAAACCGGTGAGAGGTTCCTACTCTTCTTTGATCCATCTTAGGGCCGAGTGGCAGACTCAACCCAACTGGAAGTGCAATGTATCTGGAAACTCAGGATCGTAAATGGATTCAGGTACCATTCTGATCACCTTTTTCATGATCTTTTCTGGAGGTAGAACCACTGTGAGTGGTCTGCATTTCAACCCTTATTTCTGTCTTGTCTCCTCGCCAAGGTAGTATTGCTGAGAGGGCCATCCCTATCTTGTTTGTCCAACTAGATTTTCACTGTGGTACTCAAAATTCTATTTGTAATAGCTCCTGACTACATTTCTTTTAGAGTGCTGATAAGCAATGGAAACTGTATTGGCAGCCAGGGCAAGGTTGGTCCAAgcaagaaaggcattgaagtctAATAAAACCTTCCCTGGTTTAATATAGAAATCGATTCTTAGAAAGAGATGCATGCCAGGGCATTGTGAATTGTGCCTAAGGTAGCAAACATTATGAACTTTTCCTTCCACTTCAAAAATTATAGAAAGCCTTAAATGTAGAATCGGAtactaaaatcaacaaaataacagCAGCTAATTTATAACTATGCTTGATATGATACCATTCTAGAAAAAACACTTCCTCTAACTGGTGTGGTGTAAATATTCCCAAGAGAATGACTCTAAAAAAATAACAGAAAATCCAAAGAAACAGGCAGTACCTAGAAATGCCAACAGTAAtgataaaccaaaaaaagaagacGAAAAATCAAACACACCTGGCCATCAGAGAGGAAGCCCGCAACATCAATAACTGGACTAAATTCTTTCGGGAGCAAGTCTGGCTTGTTAACCCCAACCTTTGCCTCAGCACATTCAACTCCtacaaagtttggtttttttctcttttgagtCTTCTGTCTGATcgaagaaaaaagaattttccAACATCTTGCATAACTCAAAAGAAATATAGttcaaaaaaactaaatataggttgcaaaaatgaaaagggacAAATGGAGGGGCCAAATTACAACAAGTGAACTGCAATTACAGCACCATCTTTATATTCAAGCGTATGCCATTATTCATTTCAAACGCCATATTTCTTCATATGCCCAAACACAACAAACCTCTAATCTAATCCAGAGGGGTCCCATGACTTGTGTTTGATTCCCAACCTTAAAATGACAGACCCCCAGAATTCCAAGTTAAAATGCAGAACCATTATGCAAATGAAACAAATTCAACCGCTATGAGCAGAATCTGTAGAGATAGAGATCATCGTAAAAATAGGAATGAAGCAATAAAGCATTATAAAGACCTGTAAAGGTGAGAGATAGGCCGAGGGTGAGCGCGCTGGAGAGGGCTAAGTTGACAGCTTTGGAGCGGAAATGAGTAACCCAGTTGCCGAAATTAGCTAATCTTTTAGTTGGAAAGGGTGGAGGAGAGAGTTGAAGTGAGGCCGTTGCTGCCAGAGATGAAGATGGAAGATGCTGATAACGAAGAAAATTTGTCATTTCTAGTCAGACTGCAACCtggattttggattttggataggATAACAGTGACGAAAGAGCGGGGGGAGACAGTGCACCACGTCAGATGAGTCTACAAAATCTTGTATTTACAATCATCTGGTAATTTCAAGCACTTTATAGTTTCTTCTAGGTTGGGATTTGTAGTGAAGTCCCTTACGGTTGTTACagtgaaaaacaagaaaccacgattatttatttatttcatatttttcctttcttctgcGGTCAAACTCAGACAAGTtcactttttgtttatttatttatttggttcgTTTTATTAGTTTTGAGAGTGTGAtgtctttttaaaattagatggatcgttataatttaatttagctcatcataaacttctaaaaaaaaatatgagaaggcCAGCTCAGAGATTGCAGCCCTTTGACTGCTGAGCCGTCCGGAAATAGCCATCGGCCACACCAGTCCTCGAGACATTTAACAATGGGGTGCCTGCTGCACGGATCCTCTCCTGTGTGCACGGAGGGCTTACCCAAAAGTTGGAACCCTAGCTTGGCTCATTGTTATGGTTCACTTGAAGTCCAAGCTTGTTCCAAAAGACCCAAAATTTAAGGAGATGATATAATGGCCAATTTCTGCAGCTGTGCAACCTCGGCGGTTCCTtgtcaaacaaaaatatgaaacagAAAATTATGGGCGGGAAGCACCCATGAACTTAAACAAGGCTGAGCATGCTCGAACCTGCAAAAAGAACTCACATGCACGGTTCATTGCCCATTTACATGCATTCCAAATTTGTAATCATCAGCTATCAAGGGACATGCTGCTGGCACTCTATGGGAAGAAACATAAGAGGCGATTGCAATTTGCAATTACTATCCTATTACAGTTGCTGCATTCGCTGGATCCATTTCTTACTTCAGTTtgggttttaaaattttaacacaaaatattCATCCATCATTCACTGATCTTTTTCTAGCTCTTCCATGTTCTAAATGGGCATAAAATGGTAATAGAATACgcttaaaaataaatgtacttAAATATGCTGCATTTAGTTGCGAAGCTTTAAATTCAACAAACTAGGGTGGGGGGAAGAGGAGGAAAATAGCATAAGCCTCCATCTTCAGGCTACAATAgtttcattgttttaaaaagttcaGAATGAAAGCAGAGCAGGCCAACACGGAAGATACATCTAGGGGAAGTAGACAGGCCAGTTGAAGTAGTACGAGTCGCGGAGGTCCCTGTCCATGTACTGGTTCCACtggaaaaaacaaatatttgaattcaGCAAAAAACCACCCAGATTAGATCAAGATGAAATGCCATACCTTGAATTTATATGGTTGCTTTTTTGCCAGTGCTTTCTTCCAGTGATATTGCTCAAATAACATGGCTTTGTCATGCCAACTGCACATTAGAAGTAGTCCAAGATTTAAGGCTGAATggtttttgtttaatatttcaGGATGAAGTAGAGAGTcaaatttattgattaaaagaAGGCAAAATTGTTTACATAGCCCAACTTTATAGGGAAGTAATTGAACAGGATGCTCACAAAGAACCCAAGCAAATGGATAGATAAGCTACAAATTGATCAGGGAAGTAATTGAACAGGCAGGCAATAGCAACTCAACCCTACATGTGAAAAATTATGATCTCATAAGATGGgctttctaccttttttttttccccttttttctaTAAATGTCTGTGTTTTGTTAAGCACAAGTTTCTAACATTTGcagataaatttttaaatacaggTACACCTCAGGAAAATACCGTTGTATTCTTTGCTAATTAGAAAcattatttaacaaaaacaaTGTTGCACACTATTTTAATGCAAAAAAGTTGCCACTTCTATTCACCTTCCAACGCCCTCATGCTAAACAAAAAGAGCCTGATGAATAAATGGGAAATTACATGATAGAATCTCATGCGACAAAAATATTGTTCCTAGTAAACATTATGggcatttttttaaagataagcTAGCAAATTCTATTTGTAGTGCCATTACACCATAATGTGTAGTAGCACTACTTTGGTGACTGGTTAATGAAACTTAGATGGCATATGGCTTTACTTCCTTTAGGGTATGCATAAGGGAAATTTCACCAATCAACCATGTATTAGGCCACATTTTAACATCCAATGTTGAATTGTTTCAGTATTTTATACATCAGTGGAAAAACTTCGAGTGAAAAACCTCTGTGTATATTCATAACTACAGTTTCATACTTGTATACGgggatttgattttcaaaactaatATATACTATGGCTTCTCAATCCCCATGATTCAGGCCACATTTGAATCCTATTGCACTTTGGCAGCATTGTTGGGACTTTGTGAAGAATGTAGTCTTAGGCTTCTTCAGGGAGCTTTATGAGTAAGGctcttttaaaagtttaaatgcatgttcttgatctttttgtttgtttgtttgtttttttttttttttttcctgatagaTAAAAAGGAAGATATATTAGAAAGTGCTGCCAAAAAAGCAGCCCAAGGTATACAAAAAGTATACAGCTACCACCAGCCTCCACCACAACTGTCATGTTCTTGATCTTAGTCCCTTAGAAAGGAGAGGTAAGACTTGAAAGACCTTACACCAATTAGTATGATCAGaggcttatatatataaacttcaaGCAAAGGTTTTGGCTAATAGGCTTAAGAAAGTAGTGGAGAGAGTGGTCTTCAATTCATATTAGACCTTTGTTGAGAGTAAACAAATTTTGGATCCAGTGCTTATTGTAAATGAGGTCATGGATTCACGGTTGAAGAGTTCTACTAACAGTGTAAGCTTTGACATTGAGAAGAGCCATGACCAAGTCAACTGGAAATTCCTGCTCCTAAGTTAGTTAATAGAAGTCCCACTAGTTCTTTCCAGAGTTTAAAGTGTTTAAGGCAGGGACTCTTCTCCTCATTTAGAAGAGGCGATGAAGGGGCAGAGGTGTCCTAACTTTTGTTTGTAGGTGATTTCCTAGTCTTCCTGGTGCTTTTAGAGATCAAGTGTTGAATCTAAGTTAAACTCTCATGTGGTTTAATGTATTTTCTCAGGCTGAAAATTGATTGGAAGATGAGAGTCAATCCAATTGGGGTATTAGCCAATGTGGAGGAGTTAGGATATAGAGGAGGGGAGCTCACTGCCATTTATTAGGGTCTTCCATTTGGTGCTTCCTTAAATCATTAGGGGTTTGCAATATGGTGGAAGAGAAATTTCACAAAAAGCTCGCTATTGGAAGATACAATACCTATGAAAATGTGGGagatttacttttattaaaaacacctAGTGTAGCCagccaatttattttatatcccTTTTTGTCATTGCAAGAAGGGTGAACTTGACTTGAAAAGATTCGAAGAGACTTCCTCTAGGGTGAAGAGCACTTGAGAGAGAGTCATACTTTGATTAAATGGTAGATTGATACcaaggagaaggaaaaaaaggagagtttcacatttttcattttttttataagcacaCAGAATAATGTTATAGATAGAGAAAGGGTGATACAAAAAGGAAAGGCTAAAGCACACCAAAGTACAAAGAGAGTATACAAAGGAAACCAAGTGCAAAGAACAAAGAAAGGAGGGCAATCAAAGGAAAAACACCACCTGCCCACAACTACTTAGCCcctaaccaatcaataaaattgatCAAAGATATAGTATTTCCTTTTATATGATGCTTGATCCAAAAAGGAAAGCATAAGAGAGGATTTTAGCAATTGATTCAAGGTTCCCAAATCTTCAAAAGCCCTCTAATTACTTTCACGTCATTCTATCCTCTACATCACACATAACTGAATGCTTTTGAATTTTCTGCAGAAAAACCTCTAGCGTCTCTAACTTCCAATCATGGAATTTTGAGTTTGGAAATTGTCAAGTAAAGTGAcggttgaaaagtaaaaaaggcaCAACCTACCTCATATCTAGATAACCCCCTAAAAGAAATTTAGGTCATGAGGGAACTTTGAGTTTGGGAATTGTCAAATAAAGTGatagttgaaaaataaaaaaaggcacAATTGAGAACATGTATCCAATTTGGATTGGAGATTATAGACTTTTCATGTAGAAGTAATTTAGAATTCTTGAGCTCCAACAATAGTGAGGTTCTTTGATTGGGAAAGAATTTTGACTTTGTATAAGTTAAAAAGGAGAAGATAGACCTTGGTAAATAGATGTTATCATTGCATCAAACCCTCTTTCATTGTGCTACAACAAGGATCTTGTGACAATTAGTTCTCTCCTTGTTTCATAGTGTAGTGTTGCTTCCTCTAGTAAGAGAAATCCTTTTTAAGGTGACATGGGttctttgcaaagaagaaaCAGAAGAATGTGTGTAAGGCTGTTTTTTTATACTGATTTTTTACCATTTGGAAAGAGATAAATCAAAGGTCACTTGAAAAAATGGAACAAACAAATCAAGTGCTCACACCTTCTTTTTGTGTACTCTTTTGGTTTATGCTAGTAAGTTCATAGATGAGACATGAATGTCTATTGTAAATTTGGTTGCTTGGTTAGGTAAAAGGGAGAGTGTAGTCTTTTTGTCTCTCTTCTAGTTCAATGTCGTTTGGCACCTTATGTGTACACTGTATACTTTGGGCAACTTTTTTGCTAGATGCGGTTAATAGTATTTTTGCTtgcccataaaaaaaatgacaaatccgaagtaaaaagtaaataaaatcccaaaaaaaaatggagaatgcaAAATACTTTTACACAAAAATTATTGCTAATAAGTTTTTCATGTCACTTAAATAGGACTATTACATAAAACCATGGACATTGTGACAAATGACAATAACAAATTGAAATGGTAGCATTTCATGAAATCCTAAACAAATCCTATGACATGAGTTATAGCAATGCTcctcattccttttctttttccaaagcctatcaaaaaattgtccaaaccaaaatagaaaatctccacaccccccccccccccaaaacaaaaaaaaaaaaaaaaaaagatggagaaTGTAAATACATTtacacaaaattaaaatcaatcagtTTTCCATGTCACTTAAGTAGGACTATCACAAGATCATGGCCATTGTGACAgatgacaataaaaaatttgaaatggtgGCATTTCATGAAATCCTAAACAGATCCTATGATATCAGTTATGGCAATGCTCctcattcttttctttcccaTGCTCACTTCACAAGATGAATGTGTTAATTTCCAAGAATCCAATTAATGATCAATAAGAGATTTTATTGAAAGAGGGACAAAGAATAGAAGACAAAAAAGGACCCAATACAAAGAGTACcctgaaatcaaagaaaaagaaaaggtagaCCTTGAAGGCTTCAAccctaatataaaaataaataaataaacaaccaGGCTGATAACACAACTGAAACACCATATAGCAAGTAATAAGAAATAGCTCAGACAGACACGTCACCGAGAAAATGGAACATCGCACCAAATTATCAAAAGGCACAAGTAATTTAATCCAACAGAACCGAAAATGATATCATCACATGAAAAAATAGGCTGTATTCAATCACATTAAGTGACAGGAAAAACAGAATGGATGCGAATGTTATGTAAAGCAACAGGTTATTGACTTGTTGTTAAATACATCACCTATCATCATTCACCCGTGCCTAATTAATATAAGCCCCATAAAACAAACCCTAAAACACCAATGAGGCGATGGGCAATCCAATTTCCACACTCTTTACTTTTCAACCCTACAATAGAACCCGCATCATACACAACCACTCATACACGAGACTAAAACCACCTATTCGATATTATCAgcaaacaaataatattttaacctATGATAATTCAAAAAGAATAGCACGTGCATAAACAAAAACCCTAAGGCTCCACTTGGAACCCCAGAAAATAGGCAATCCATAATCCACatccaagaaaacaaaatattccactCGGCCGAACAATGCATACTTGAGACAGAATTTTCCATGGTCTGAGAAACAAAGATTCAatagatttttcaaaactcatttATCAGTTCCcttattttctcagcaaccacaCAGAAATTGAGAGAGTACTTGAATTGATT from Vitis riparia cultivar Riparia Gloire de Montpellier isolate 1030 chromosome 8, EGFV_Vit.rip_1.0, whole genome shotgun sequence includes the following:
- the LOC117920034 gene encoding thylakoid lumenal 15.0 kDa protein 2, chloroplastic-like, coding for MTNFLRYQHLPSSSLAATASLQLSPPPFPTKRLANFGNWVTHFRSKAVNLALSSALTLGLSLTFTGVECAEAKVGVNKPDLLPKEFSPVIDVAGFLSDGQEKRLAQEITNIEKDTGFKLRVLAQNYPDTPGLAIKEFWQVDDRTIVFVADPTFGNILNFNVGASVDLDIPRSFWSRLAGKYGNIFYWKEKGEDASIEAAVMAISNCLREPVGPNNCSEVK
- the LOC117919963 gene encoding uncharacterized protein LOC117919963: MEKYFGNAYRGDPGVPHADPDRFVNIWIGSIAFSALTWVNPYMWQLSNQFNWHDKAMLFEQYHWKKALAKKQPYKFKWNQYMDRDLRDSYYFNWPVYFP